A genome region from Camelina sativa cultivar DH55 chromosome 10, Cs, whole genome shotgun sequence includes the following:
- the LOC104717315 gene encoding tetraspanin-20-like: MRHNCCHVSFASVLKILNFLQAFIGVSIIIYSIWMLDQYNHHLPPVEPPPSQPPAASSPDSSSSSSSSSYNTFSSTSGIEINDGSLKNPISFVSGIVLGSGADSGSFNLRSLDLPAPWFIYSFMAIGILVCIVTIIGFIAAEAINGCCLCFYSILKTLLIIIEAVLLGFIAIDRQWEKDLPYDPTGELNSLRAFIEENIDICKWVGIVVVAIQFLSLLLALVLRAMVSPRQSELDDEDDFENPMNRARDNLLGPQANQTSSASNIDNWRSRIREKYGLINGQSQTPPA; this comes from the exons ATGCGGCACAATTGCTGTCATGTCTCGTTCGCTTCTGTTCTCAAGATCCTGAATTTTCTCCAAGCTTTCATCGGTGTATCGATCATAATCTACTCGATTTGGATGCTCGATCAATATAACCATCACCTTCCCCCCGTTGAACCTCCTCCGTCTCAGCCTCCGGCGGCTTCATCTccggattcttcttcttcttcttcttcttcttcttataatacATTCTCTTCTACTTCAGGAATTGAGATCAACGATGGTTCTTTGAAGAATCCGATCAGTTTCGTATCGGGTATCGTTCTCGGGTCTGGTGCTGATTCGGGAAGTTTCAACCTCCGTTCCTTAGATCTTCCTGCTCCATG GTTCATCTACTCGTTTATGGCGATTGGGATTCTGGTCTGCATTGTCACTATCATTGGTTTCATTGCAGCTGAGGCTATCAATGGCTGCTGCTTGTGTTTC TATTCTATCCTCAAAACTCTTCTGATCATAATTGAAGCGGTTCTATTGGGATTCATAGCTATTGACCGTCAGTGGGAAAAG GATCTTCCTTATGATCCAACTGGAGAACTCAATAGCCTTCGAGCTTTCATcgaagaaaacattgatatttGCAAATGGGTTGGCATTGTTGTGGTAGCGATCCAG TTTCTGTCATTGCTACTGGCTTTGGTTTTGAGAGCTATGGTTTCACCCCGGCAGTCAGAGcttgatgatgaggatgattttGAGAATCCGATGAATAGAGCACGAGACAATCTTCTTGGTCCACAGGCAAACCAGACATCTTCTGCAAGCAATATTGACAATTGGAGGTCCCGTATCAGAGAGaag taCGGATTGATCAACGGTCAGAGCCAGACTCCACCAGCTTAA
- the LOC104717316 gene encoding uncharacterized protein LOC104717316 isoform X2, translated as MNELRGRKVQNIESPISGCLGKMVNLFDLGTAVNGNKLLTDKPHRDGSSLSRSRSDVTRMPSPSYKGHSEAELIMCDLRRSDSNKVSGTPMKKLIAREMSKDVEHKQSPTNVVAKLMGLETLPQMHLETAATQRSKSRSYSYSSPNHSVSSMDNEVQKYQDLSREFKDVYEMWQSPQKVSRSRDSSPRKGRYEENTTEKQMALVRQKFTEAKRLVTDDNLHQSKEFQDALEFLSSNKDLFVEFLQESNSFSRQNLSDFHTVPSHSDAKRITVLRPSKAVETEKFVLQGRKTKQVKKLASASQETGWGNRDMGYSSSYVNRGTEEQPVQPTRIVVLKPSLGKSLDIKAVSSSPSSPRYFDEPGDVETKEVAKEITRQVRENLMCHHRNETQSSSVLSNGYNGDDSSFNKSENEDLVGNLSDSEIMSPASRHSWDCPNRFESPFSPSSFSRASFSPESSVCREAKKRLSERWALMSVTGRNQPHKHVPRSSSTLGEMLALSETKVTTGSEEESNEVAPATRASTSCITSDLSQVEMASDSLNILARSKSVSDVRLNGETSVLGISKARELTKTGSLKSSWKVSNLFFFKNNKASKEKRDASQYSSTSQLATPSSVKLTSEDCLVPRDCHPPESSQQQSINPGEEEVTTPKPPAAGNTSENQDQPSPISVLFPPFEEEGVDNPECSGSTKLWTNQGEALSLKSNLIDKSPPIESIARILSWNDDSCTDNISKPAMVGVHEDEDWYFFIETLLTAAGFSRGCTVSHDPLISRWHFPNSPLDPSLREKYTNPDNNNNIKEFIHEGKRRQQRSTRKLIFDCINSIISETTTTSMGNGSPCFDLMEHVWAQLKDWVLDEPSKFDSGEDMDANSLASESLVKNEIVGRTWTHSLQVEIDDFGIEIERRLLQDLIEEAVIDLTR; from the exons ATGAATGAACTCCGAGGCAGAAAGGTTCAAAATATTGAAAGTCCGATTTCAGGATGTTTGGGGAAGATGGTTAATCTATTTGATCTAGGAACAGCTGTTAATGGGAACAAGTTGCTTACAGATAAACCACATCGTGATG GATCCTCTCTGTCAAGGAGTCGATCTGATGTGACCAGAATGCCAAGCCCTTCTTATAAAGGCCATTCAGAAGCTGAATTG ATTATGTGTGATTTGAGGAGAAGTGATTCTAACAAAGTAAGTGGTACACCGATGAAGAAACTCATTGCTCGAGAAATGTCAAAAGATGTCGAACATAAACAGAGCCCAACTAATGTGGTTGCTAAGTTGATGGGTTTGGAAACACTTCCCCAGATGCATCTTGAGACTGCTGCTACACAGCGAAGCAAATCCAGAAGCTATTCATACTCTTCGCCGAATCATTCTGTGTCTTCTATGGATAATGAGGTCCAAAAGTATCAGGATCTCAGTAGAGAGTTTAAAGATGTGTATGAAATGTGGCAGTCGCCTCAGAAGGTGAGTCGCTCAAGGGATAGCTCGCCTAGAAAAGGAAGATATGAAGAAAATACGACTGAGAAACAGATGGCTCTTGTTCGTCAAAAGTTCACTGAAGCAAAACGCCTTGTTACAGATGACAATCTTCACCAATCTAAAGAGTTCCAAGATGCACTTGAATTTTTAAGCTCCAACAAGGATCTATTTGTTGAGTTTCTCCAGGAATCAAATTCATTCTCTCGGCAGAACCTTTCTGACTTTCACACTGTTCCTTCTCATTCAGATGCAAAGCGTATCACAGTATTGAGACCTTCAAAGGCTGTTGAAACTGAAAAGTTTGTGCTTCAAGGGAGGAAGACCAAGCAAGTTAAAAAATTGGCTTCAGCAAGTCAAGAAACTGGTTGGGGAAACCGTGATATGGGTTACTCGTCATCTTATGTGAACCGGGGAACCGAGGAACAACCTGTACAGCCAACCAGAATTGTCGTCTTGAAGCCTAGTCTAGGGAAGTCTCTAGATATAAAGGCTGTTTCATCATCCCCATCATCTCCGAGGTATTTTGATGAGCCTGGAGATGTTGAGACTAAAGAAGTAGCAAAGGAAATTACTCGTCAAGTACGCGAAAATCTGATGTGTCACCACAGGAATGAGACTCAGTCTTCTTCTGTCCTATCCAATGGTTATAACGGTGATGACAGTTCCTTTAACAAGTCTGAAAATGAAGATCTAGTAGGAAACCTTAGCGATTCAGAGATCATGTCACCAGCTTCTAGGCATTCATGGGACTGTCCAAATAGGTTTGAAAGTCCtttttctccttcctctttcAGCCGGGCTTCATTTTCTCCAGAGTCATCTGTCTGCAGAGAGGCCAAAAAACGACTTTCTGAAAGATGGGCGTTGATGTCAGTAACTGGAAGAAACCAACCGCATAAACATGTTCCAAGATCCTCAAGCACCTTAGGGGAAATGCTTGCACTCTCAGAGACCAAAGTGACAACTGGATCCGAGGAAGAGAGCAACGAAGTAGCACCAGCAACAAGGGCGTCAACATCATGCATAACCAGTGATCTAAGTCAAGTGGAAATGGCAAGTGATTCTTTGAATATCCTTGCAAGGTCAAAATCAGTCTCTGACGTTAGACTCAACGGAGAAACATCTGTTTTGGGGATTTCCAAAGCACGAGAGCTGACCAAGACGGGAAGCCTGAAATCCTCATGGAAAGTCTCTAACTTGTTCTTCTTTAAGAATAATAAAGCAAGCAAGGAGAAAAGAGATGCATCTCAGTACAGCAGTACGTCTCAGTTAGCAACGCCTTCTTCTGTGAAGCTTACCAGCGAAGATTGTTTGGTTCCTAGAGATTGTCACCCTCCTGAATCATCACAACAGCAAAGTATAAACCCAGGCGAG gaGGAAGTGACTACACCAAAACCTCCAGCGGCTGGGAATACAAGTGAAAACCAGGACCAGCCAAGTCCAATTTCTGTTTTGTTTCCGCCATTTGAAGAGGAAGGTGTTGACAATCCAGAATGTTCTGGTTCAACCAAGCTATGGACGAATCAAG GAGAGGCATTGTCTCTTAAATCTAATCTAATCGACAA GTCACCACCAATCGAGTCAATCGCTCGGATCCTCTCATGGAATGATGACTCCTGCACAGACAACATATCTAAACCCGCAATGGTAGGAGTCCATGAGGATGAAGACTGGTACTTCTTCATAGAAACGCTCTTGACAGCTGCTGGTTTCAGCAGAGGTTGCACCGTCTCTCATGACCCGCTCATCTCACGGTGGCACTTTCCAAATAGTCCCTTAGACCCTTCACTCAGAGAGAAGTACACGAACcctgataacaacaacaacatcaaagaGTTCATCCATGAAGGCAAACGTAGACAACAACGATCAACCCGTAAACTCATTTTCGACTGTATTAACTCCATCATTTCagaaacaacaactacaagcatGGGGAATGGTTCTCCTTGTTTTGACCTCATGGAACATGTGTGGGCACAGTTAAAGGACTGGGTCTTAGATGAGCCTAGCAAGTTTGACTCAGGAGAGGACATGGACGCAAACAGTTTGGCTTCAGAGAGTCTAGTAAAGAATGAGATAGTCGGAAGGACATGGACTCATAGCTTACAAGTTGAAATAGACGACTTTGGGATTGAAATTGAGAGGAGATTGTTGCAAGATCTCATAGAGGAAGCCGTTATCGATCTTACACGATGA
- the LOC104717316 gene encoding uncharacterized protein LOC104717316 isoform X1 translates to MNELRGRKVQNIESPISGCLGKMVNLFDLGTAVNGNKLLTDKPHRDGSSLSRSRSDVTRMPSPSYKGHSEAELIMCDLRRSDSNKVSGTPMKKLIAREMSKDVEHKQSPTNVVAKLMGLETLPQMHLETAATQRSKSRSYSYSSPNHSVSSMDNEVQKYQDLSREFKDVYEMWQSPQKVSRSRDSSPRKGRYEENTTEKQMALVRQKFTEAKRLVTDDNLHQSKEFQDALEFLSSNKDLFVEFLQESNSFSRQNLSDFHTVPSHSDAKRITVLRPSKAVETEKFVLQGRKTKQVKKLASASQETGWGNRDMGYSSSYVNRGTEEQPVQPTRIVVLKPSLGKSLDIKAVSSSPSSPRYFDEPGDVETKEVAKEITRQVRENLMCHHRNETQSSSVLSNGYNGDDSSFNKSENEDLVGNLSDSEIMSPASRHSWDCPNRFESPFSPSSFSRASFSPESSVCREAKKRLSERWALMSVTGRNQPHKHVPRSSSTLGEMLALSETKVTTGSEEESNEVAPATRASTSCITSDLSQVEMASDSLNILARSKSVSDVRLNGETSVLGISKARELTKTGSLKSSWKVSNLFFFKNNKASKEKRDASQYSSTSQLATPSSVKLTSEDCLVPRDCHPPESSQQQSINPGEEEVTTPKPPAAGNTSENQDQPSPISVLFPPFEEEGVDNPECSGSTKLWTNQGEALSLKSNLIDKSPPIESIARILSWNDDSCTDNISKPAMVGVHEDEDWYFFIETLLTAAGFSRGCTVSHDPLISRWHFPNSPLDPSLREKYTNPDNNNNIKEFIHEGKRRQQRSTRKLIFDCINSIISETTTTSMGNGSPCFDLMEHVWAQLKDWVLDEPSKFDSGEDMDANSLASESLVKNEIVGRTWTHSLQVEIDDFGIEIERRLLQDLIEEAVIDLTR, encoded by the exons ATGAATGAACTCCGAGGCAGAAAGGTTCAAAATATTGAAAGTCCGATTTCAGGATGTTTGGGGAAGATGGTTAATCTATTTGATCTAGGAACAGCTGTTAATGGGAACAAGTTGCTTACAGATAAACCACATCGTGATG GATCCTCTCTGTCAAGGAGTCGATCTGATGTGACCAGAATGCCAAGCCCTTCTTATAAAGGCCATTCAGAAGCTGAATTG ATTATGTGTGATTTGAGGAGAAGTGATTCTAACAAAGTAAGTGGTACACCGATGAAGAAACTCATTGCTCGAGAAATGTCAAAAGATGTCGAACATAAACAGAGCCCAACTAATGTGGTTGCTAAGTTGATGGGTTTGGAAACACTTCCCCAGATGCATCTTGAGACTGCTGCTACACAGCGAAGCAAATCCAGAAGCTATTCATACTCTTCGCCGAATCATTCTGTGTCTTCTATGGATAATGAGGTCCAAAAGTATCAGGATCTCAGTAGAGAGTTTAAAGATGTGTATGAAATGTGGCAGTCGCCTCAGAAGGTGAGTCGCTCAAGGGATAGCTCGCCTAGAAAAGGAAGATATGAAGAAAATACGACTGAGAAACAGATGGCTCTTGTTCGTCAAAAGTTCACTGAAGCAAAACGCCTTGTTACAGATGACAATCTTCACCAATCTAAAGAGTTCCAAGATGCACTTGAATTTTTAAGCTCCAACAAGGATCTATTTGTTGAGTTTCTCCAGGAATCAAATTCATTCTCTCGGCAGAACCTTTCTGACTTTCACACTGTTCCTTCTCATTCAGATGCAAAGCGTATCACAGTATTGAGACCTTCAAAGGCTGTTGAAACTGAAAAGTTTGTGCTTCAAGGGAGGAAGACCAAGCAAGTTAAAAAATTGGCTTCAGCAAGTCAAGAAACTGGTTGGGGAAACCGTGATATGGGTTACTCGTCATCTTATGTGAACCGGGGAACCGAGGAACAACCTGTACAGCCAACCAGAATTGTCGTCTTGAAGCCTAGTCTAGGGAAGTCTCTAGATATAAAGGCTGTTTCATCATCCCCATCATCTCCGAGGTATTTTGATGAGCCTGGAGATGTTGAGACTAAAGAAGTAGCAAAGGAAATTACTCGTCAAGTACGCGAAAATCTGATGTGTCACCACAGGAATGAGACTCAGTCTTCTTCTGTCCTATCCAATGGTTATAACGGTGATGACAGTTCCTTTAACAAGTCTGAAAATGAAGATCTAGTAGGAAACCTTAGCGATTCAGAGATCATGTCACCAGCTTCTAGGCATTCATGGGACTGTCCAAATAGGTTTGAAAGTCCtttttctccttcctctttcAGCCGGGCTTCATTTTCTCCAGAGTCATCTGTCTGCAGAGAGGCCAAAAAACGACTTTCTGAAAGATGGGCGTTGATGTCAGTAACTGGAAGAAACCAACCGCATAAACATGTTCCAAGATCCTCAAGCACCTTAGGGGAAATGCTTGCACTCTCAGAGACCAAAGTGACAACTGGATCCGAGGAAGAGAGCAACGAAGTAGCACCAGCAACAAGGGCGTCAACATCATGCATAACCAGTGATCTAAGTCAAGTGGAAATGGCAAGTGATTCTTTGAATATCCTTGCAAGGTCAAAATCAGTCTCTGACGTTAGACTCAACGGAGAAACATCTGTTTTGGGGATTTCCAAAGCACGAGAGCTGACCAAGACGGGAAGCCTGAAATCCTCATGGAAAGTCTCTAACTTGTTCTTCTTTAAGAATAATAAAGCAAGCAAGGAGAAAAGAGATGCATCTCAGTACAGCAGTACGTCTCAGTTAGCAACGCCTTCTTCTGTGAAGCTTACCAGCGAAGATTGTTTGGTTCCTAGAGATTGTCACCCTCCTGAATCATCACAACAGCAAAGTATAAACCCAGGCGAG gaGGAAGTGACTACACCAAAACCTCCAGCGGCTGGGAATACAAGTGAAAACCAGGACCAGCCAAGTCCAATTTCTGTTTTGTTTCCGCCATTTGAAGAGGAAGGTGTTGACAATCCAGAATGTTCTGGTTCAACCAAGCTATGGACGAATCAAG GAGAGGCATTGTCTCTTAAATCTAATCTAATCGACAAGTCACCACCAATCGAGTCAATCGCTCGGATCCTCTCATGGAATGATGACTCCTGCACAGACAACATATCTAAACCCGCAATGGTAGGAGTCCATGAGGATGAAGACTGGTACTTCTTCATAGAAACGCTCTTGACAGCTGCTGGTTTCAGCAGAGGTTGCACCGTCTCTCATGACCCGCTCATCTCACGGTGGCACTTTCCAAATAGTCCCTTAGACCCTTCACTCAGAGAGAAGTACACGAACcctgataacaacaacaacatcaaagaGTTCATCCATGAAGGCAAACGTAGACAACAACGATCAACCCGTAAACTCATTTTCGACTGTATTAACTCCATCATTTCagaaacaacaactacaagcatGGGGAATGGTTCTCCTTGTTTTGACCTCATGGAACATGTGTGGGCACAGTTAAAGGACTGGGTCTTAGATGAGCCTAGCAAGTTTGACTCAGGAGAGGACATGGACGCAAACAGTTTGGCTTCAGAGAGTCTAGTAAAGAATGAGATAGTCGGAAGGACATGGACTCATAGCTTACAAGTTGAAATAGACGACTTTGGGATTGAAATTGAGAGGAGATTGTTGCAAGATCTCATAGAGGAAGCCGTTATCGATCTTACACGATGA
- the LOC104717316 gene encoding uncharacterized protein LOC104717316 isoform X3: MPSPSYKGHSEAELIMCDLRRSDSNKVSGTPMKKLIAREMSKDVEHKQSPTNVVAKLMGLETLPQMHLETAATQRSKSRSYSYSSPNHSVSSMDNEVQKYQDLSREFKDVYEMWQSPQKVSRSRDSSPRKGRYEENTTEKQMALVRQKFTEAKRLVTDDNLHQSKEFQDALEFLSSNKDLFVEFLQESNSFSRQNLSDFHTVPSHSDAKRITVLRPSKAVETEKFVLQGRKTKQVKKLASASQETGWGNRDMGYSSSYVNRGTEEQPVQPTRIVVLKPSLGKSLDIKAVSSSPSSPRYFDEPGDVETKEVAKEITRQVRENLMCHHRNETQSSSVLSNGYNGDDSSFNKSENEDLVGNLSDSEIMSPASRHSWDCPNRFESPFSPSSFSRASFSPESSVCREAKKRLSERWALMSVTGRNQPHKHVPRSSSTLGEMLALSETKVTTGSEEESNEVAPATRASTSCITSDLSQVEMASDSLNILARSKSVSDVRLNGETSVLGISKARELTKTGSLKSSWKVSNLFFFKNNKASKEKRDASQYSSTSQLATPSSVKLTSEDCLVPRDCHPPESSQQQSINPGEEEVTTPKPPAAGNTSENQDQPSPISVLFPPFEEEGVDNPECSGSTKLWTNQGEALSLKSNLIDKSPPIESIARILSWNDDSCTDNISKPAMVGVHEDEDWYFFIETLLTAAGFSRGCTVSHDPLISRWHFPNSPLDPSLREKYTNPDNNNNIKEFIHEGKRRQQRSTRKLIFDCINSIISETTTTSMGNGSPCFDLMEHVWAQLKDWVLDEPSKFDSGEDMDANSLASESLVKNEIVGRTWTHSLQVEIDDFGIEIERRLLQDLIEEAVIDLTR, encoded by the exons ATGCCAAGCCCTTCTTATAAAGGCCATTCAGAAGCTGAATTG ATTATGTGTGATTTGAGGAGAAGTGATTCTAACAAAGTAAGTGGTACACCGATGAAGAAACTCATTGCTCGAGAAATGTCAAAAGATGTCGAACATAAACAGAGCCCAACTAATGTGGTTGCTAAGTTGATGGGTTTGGAAACACTTCCCCAGATGCATCTTGAGACTGCTGCTACACAGCGAAGCAAATCCAGAAGCTATTCATACTCTTCGCCGAATCATTCTGTGTCTTCTATGGATAATGAGGTCCAAAAGTATCAGGATCTCAGTAGAGAGTTTAAAGATGTGTATGAAATGTGGCAGTCGCCTCAGAAGGTGAGTCGCTCAAGGGATAGCTCGCCTAGAAAAGGAAGATATGAAGAAAATACGACTGAGAAACAGATGGCTCTTGTTCGTCAAAAGTTCACTGAAGCAAAACGCCTTGTTACAGATGACAATCTTCACCAATCTAAAGAGTTCCAAGATGCACTTGAATTTTTAAGCTCCAACAAGGATCTATTTGTTGAGTTTCTCCAGGAATCAAATTCATTCTCTCGGCAGAACCTTTCTGACTTTCACACTGTTCCTTCTCATTCAGATGCAAAGCGTATCACAGTATTGAGACCTTCAAAGGCTGTTGAAACTGAAAAGTTTGTGCTTCAAGGGAGGAAGACCAAGCAAGTTAAAAAATTGGCTTCAGCAAGTCAAGAAACTGGTTGGGGAAACCGTGATATGGGTTACTCGTCATCTTATGTGAACCGGGGAACCGAGGAACAACCTGTACAGCCAACCAGAATTGTCGTCTTGAAGCCTAGTCTAGGGAAGTCTCTAGATATAAAGGCTGTTTCATCATCCCCATCATCTCCGAGGTATTTTGATGAGCCTGGAGATGTTGAGACTAAAGAAGTAGCAAAGGAAATTACTCGTCAAGTACGCGAAAATCTGATGTGTCACCACAGGAATGAGACTCAGTCTTCTTCTGTCCTATCCAATGGTTATAACGGTGATGACAGTTCCTTTAACAAGTCTGAAAATGAAGATCTAGTAGGAAACCTTAGCGATTCAGAGATCATGTCACCAGCTTCTAGGCATTCATGGGACTGTCCAAATAGGTTTGAAAGTCCtttttctccttcctctttcAGCCGGGCTTCATTTTCTCCAGAGTCATCTGTCTGCAGAGAGGCCAAAAAACGACTTTCTGAAAGATGGGCGTTGATGTCAGTAACTGGAAGAAACCAACCGCATAAACATGTTCCAAGATCCTCAAGCACCTTAGGGGAAATGCTTGCACTCTCAGAGACCAAAGTGACAACTGGATCCGAGGAAGAGAGCAACGAAGTAGCACCAGCAACAAGGGCGTCAACATCATGCATAACCAGTGATCTAAGTCAAGTGGAAATGGCAAGTGATTCTTTGAATATCCTTGCAAGGTCAAAATCAGTCTCTGACGTTAGACTCAACGGAGAAACATCTGTTTTGGGGATTTCCAAAGCACGAGAGCTGACCAAGACGGGAAGCCTGAAATCCTCATGGAAAGTCTCTAACTTGTTCTTCTTTAAGAATAATAAAGCAAGCAAGGAGAAAAGAGATGCATCTCAGTACAGCAGTACGTCTCAGTTAGCAACGCCTTCTTCTGTGAAGCTTACCAGCGAAGATTGTTTGGTTCCTAGAGATTGTCACCCTCCTGAATCATCACAACAGCAAAGTATAAACCCAGGCGAG gaGGAAGTGACTACACCAAAACCTCCAGCGGCTGGGAATACAAGTGAAAACCAGGACCAGCCAAGTCCAATTTCTGTTTTGTTTCCGCCATTTGAAGAGGAAGGTGTTGACAATCCAGAATGTTCTGGTTCAACCAAGCTATGGACGAATCAAG GAGAGGCATTGTCTCTTAAATCTAATCTAATCGACAAGTCACCACCAATCGAGTCAATCGCTCGGATCCTCTCATGGAATGATGACTCCTGCACAGACAACATATCTAAACCCGCAATGGTAGGAGTCCATGAGGATGAAGACTGGTACTTCTTCATAGAAACGCTCTTGACAGCTGCTGGTTTCAGCAGAGGTTGCACCGTCTCTCATGACCCGCTCATCTCACGGTGGCACTTTCCAAATAGTCCCTTAGACCCTTCACTCAGAGAGAAGTACACGAACcctgataacaacaacaacatcaaagaGTTCATCCATGAAGGCAAACGTAGACAACAACGATCAACCCGTAAACTCATTTTCGACTGTATTAACTCCATCATTTCagaaacaacaactacaagcatGGGGAATGGTTCTCCTTGTTTTGACCTCATGGAACATGTGTGGGCACAGTTAAAGGACTGGGTCTTAGATGAGCCTAGCAAGTTTGACTCAGGAGAGGACATGGACGCAAACAGTTTGGCTTCAGAGAGTCTAGTAAAGAATGAGATAGTCGGAAGGACATGGACTCATAGCTTACAAGTTGAAATAGACGACTTTGGGATTGAAATTGAGAGGAGATTGTTGCAAGATCTCATAGAGGAAGCCGTTATCGATCTTACACGATGA